A single Epinephelus lanceolatus isolate andai-2023 chromosome 22, ASM4190304v1, whole genome shotgun sequence DNA region contains:
- the LOC144459691 gene encoding uncharacterized protein LOC144459691, protein MAAAAVPRSRGVAGGLYFLFTLMCLVCLASSLIDKDKLADIKESNQINQQKLEKLKAQKAIFLETVSEKMRDFYSVMTYLKEKGEESEDFLTLERKMENLKTFTDEQNKKWDADIEKTEQELRAMGKIIKALETYHAEL, encoded by the exons ATGGCAGCCGCAGCCGTGCCAAGAAGCAGAGGAGTGGCTGGTGGCCTGTACTTCCTCTTCACTCTGATGTGTCTGGTTTGCCTCGCAAGTTCACTGATCGACAAGGACAAActg GCGGATATCAAGGAGAGCAATCAGATAAATCAACAGAAACTGGAAAAATTGAAG GCACAAAAGGCCATCTTTTTAGAGACTGTGAGTGAAAAGATGAGGGACTTTTACTCAGTGATGACATATCTGAAGGAAAAGGGAGAAGAATCTGAAGACTTTCTGACACtggagagaaagatggagaacCTCAAGACCTTTACAGATGAGCAGAATAAGAAGTGGGATGCAGACATAGAGAAAACTGAACAGGAACTGAGAGCTATGGGGAAAATAATCAAAGCCCTGGAGACATATCATGCTGAACTGTAA